Genomic DNA from Sporosarcina sp. ANT_H38:
GTGCGCCCACGAAATCTTAATAACGTTTCACTTTACGCATGCAGCCACAGAAATGTGGTAAGCGAATCAATTCGCGTAAATCAATGCCTCTCGAACTTGCTCTAGTACATTTACGTCTTGAATAGCTAACGCGTTCATCATGCCAAGGGGATTTAAGGACTATCGAATGACACATAGCGTCGTTCCATGTAGAATTAATGTAACGAACACTAATTGGGGAGGTTTCAATATGAAAAAAAAACAGAAAGACTATGAAAATAAATTGAAGAACTTTGATCCTGAGTCCAGTATGCAGGAAACAGAAAATCATTATTCAGATGAAAAGTTTTGGGGCAAAGTGATGAAATACGGGAAACAGGCAGGGAAGACAACAGTCTATTATAGTTTGCTTCTTTTCTACGTTGCTAAAAGCCCTGAAGTTCCAAAATCTTCAAAAATGATTATTGTAGGTGCACTCAGTTACCTCATCTTCCCAGTCGATCTCATTCCGGATTTCATTCCTGCTGTCGGATTGGTGGATGACGCCAGTGTTATTGCCGCTGCAGTATATAAAGTTATTTCATATATAGACGGTGATGTGAAAAATAAAGCGAAACAAAAACTCGCGAAGTTTTTTGATGTTGATACGGATTATGCAGATATTGATGAGAAATTGTCAAACTGAAGAAGTACTTCAATAAAAAGGTGAGTAGCTATTTTTACTAGCTCGCCTTTTTAAAAAGATAAGAACACGTCTGTTGATTAATCAAAAGTAACCAGTAAATAACTTGATCATCTACTGGCGCTGTGTGCGTAGGTGCATTTGGATTGAATGACTTCTATACGATTACCGAGATGTCTGGATATGTAGGGATGTGACTTTGTCGCATCCCTACATTTTTTTTTCGGTTATCGTATGGTGGTTCATCATCCGTCGCGCTCCAAATGCGTAATTACACGAAGTGCTAAAGCTCTTTGGGACGAAAGAATAGAGGGGCATCTACGAGGATAAAAGCCGCCAAAGATGGAATTTTGGCGGCTGAAACTTTATTTAGGGTTCTCTCATTTTTACTAGTAAAGAAGTGTCACTTTCTATAAGGTATAACATGAATATATGCATAATATTTGCAAAAATTAAGCAAGGAACACATTGTACAAAGTAATAGAGTGCCCGAAATTGCATCTTCGGGCACTTACAATTTCTATAGAAAGTTATCTATTCTTTTCTTCCAAACAACTGCGTTTTTCACTTGAACATTGTAGGAACGTGACAGGCAACTAGCCACACTAGGACCCCTCTGTAGAGGAATGAATTGCAATTCCTCCTTAAATCTGTCATGAATAGTTAGCCGACAGCGGTCCGAATATAGTCCAGTGAAAATGGAGGTTAACAAGCACTTCTCACCAGAATTTTATGCGATTAAATGGTTAATCAACAGAGGTGAGATAAGAAAGTGTGAATTTTTTTAATCAGGAACAGTGTCTAGATTCCAGGCGCCAGTCGCTCGGGTCATAAGCAATCCAACTAGGAAGGATTGAACTGCATCCTTCCCGGGCAAAGACCGCCTTCCGCTTTTCTTAATTGTCTATTGACGTTGATTAATGGAAAGGGTTATAGAACCGTCCTTGATTAATGAACATAAAGGCAATCATGAGGAGAAGAATAATAAGTGAAATTGCAATCGCGGTGATATCTCTTCTAGCAACCGGCTGAAAACTGTACCAGGTCCTTTTTTTATGTTTGCCAAATCCGCGCAATTCCATCACGTTACTAATGGTTTCAATTCTGTCTAGACTCGATAAGATGAGGGGTAATAATATCGAACTTGCATTTTTAATACGATTCCCGATTTTTTCTTTTCTGGACATATCGATACCTCTAGCTTGTTGTGAAAGTGCAATGGTCTTGAAATCTCTTTGGATATCAGGAATATAACGGAGTGCGATTGAAACGGAATACGATAATCGATAACTTACACCAATTCGGTTTAAGGAAGCCGCAAATTCACTCGGTTGTGTCGTAACAATGAACAAAAGAGCGGGAGGAATGACCGCTATATATTTTAGTGAAATATTAAATTGATAAAAAAGTTGTTCCAATGTGAGCGAGTAACGTCCAATTGAATCGGTAATTGGATGGGATGTCCCATAAATGACTGTTCCTTGGTAAGGCGCAAACAGAAATATCGCGATATTGTTTAGTATGAGAAAAAAAAGGATGAACCCAAGAATGAGCCTAATTTCTCTGATTTTCACTTTGGATATATTGAAAATAATGATACTCATTACGACAATAGCAAGAAGAACCCGTGTATCGTAAGTGAGCATGGCGGCACTAGACAATAACAGAAAACAAATTAGTTTTGCCGAACCTGTCAATCGGTGAATGACGGAGTCGCGTTCAATATAACTTAAAAGCTCACTGCTCATTGAAACGGACCTCCCGATCATACTGAATGAACTTTTGGATGAACTGTGCTTGATCTGCTATTTGTAGTACATTCGCTAATTTATAAAGGGAGGACTGTTTTAAATGTCCTTGGTCAATTAAATTGTGATCAGCAAGAATAAGAGCAGGAGAGCTGTCCGCAATAATTGTACCGTTAGACATGACAATTGCCCGTTTTGTATATTCCATCATGATGTGCATGTCATGTGTGATTAAAATAATGGTTACGCCACGCTTTTGTAACCTTTCCAGAAACATCATTAATTCGGTCGTATGTTTAAAGTCCTGACCAGCCGTTGGTTCATCCAACAGGATAACAGAAGGTTTTAACACAAGAATGGAAGCAATGGATAACCTTTTCTTCTGTCCGTAGCTGAGTGCAGAAATCGGCCAGTTTCTAAATGGATACAGACCACAAATTTTCAGTGTCTCCTCTACATGTTCTTTTACTTCAGATGCAGGCAAACGTTTCTGGAGTAAACCAAACGCTACTTCCTCATAAATAAGTTGCTTAGAGAACATATGATTAGGATTTTGTAATACAAAGCCAACACGTTCACCGCGTTCTTTAATCGAGTCTTTTGCAACGACAATATCATAGAATTCAATTGAACCAGCTGTAGGTTTTTCAAAACCGCATAACAGTTTTCCAAATGTAGATTTTCCTGTTCCATTTGCACCAACAATACTAATCATTTCT
This window encodes:
- a CDS encoding YkvA family protein, whose translation is MKKKQKDYENKLKNFDPESSMQETENHYSDEKFWGKVMKYGKQAGKTTVYYSLLLFYVAKSPEVPKSSKMIIVGALSYLIFPVDLIPDFIPAVGLVDDASVIAAAVYKVISYIDGDVKNKAKQKLAKFFDVDTDYADIDEKLSN
- a CDS encoding energy-coupling factor transporter transmembrane protein EcfT; the encoded protein is MSSELLSYIERDSVIHRLTGSAKLICFLLLSSAAMLTYDTRVLLAIVVMSIIIFNISKVKIREIRLILGFILFFLILNNIAIFLFAPYQGTVIYGTSHPITDSIGRYSLTLEQLFYQFNISLKYIAVIPPALLFIVTTQPSEFAASLNRIGVSYRLSYSVSIALRYIPDIQRDFKTIALSQQARGIDMSRKEKIGNRIKNASSILLPLILSSLDRIETISNVMELRGFGKHKKRTWYSFQPVARRDITAIAISLIILLLMIAFMFINQGRFYNPFH